From the genome of Streptosporangiales bacterium:
AACCTGGTCAAGGTCGGAGCGCTGGCAGCGTGAAGAGCCCCACCGGGATGAATCATGCCCACCTGACCGGTCACCGATAGCCGCCCAACCGTCTGCCGAGGTCGCCGTCACGACCCCACAGGGTTTTTCAGGTCGAAGTACCTAACGCCGGTCGTCGCGCGTGCCGTCGACGTCGACGCGGCGCAGGTGCTTGTTCATCGACCTGATGAGGAAGAACAGGGCGAGGCCGAGCAGCGCGAACACCGCGAAGCCCAGGAGTCCGGGGGACGCGACGTACCTCGACACGGCGACTGCCCCGACCGCGGTGATCAGGTCCACGTTGGTGCCTCCCGGCTGTCACGTACGCCACCGAACAGGTCGTCCTCCGGTGGCTGCACGTCTATCCGCGTACGTGCGAGGAAGTAGTCCTCCGTGGGCCAGGCTACCCGCTGCACGTCGAGCGGCACCGCGAACCAGTGCCCGTTCGGGTCGATCTGGGTCGCGTGCGCGAGCAGCGCCCGGTCGCGTACGTCGAGGTAGTCGGCGCAGTCGACCCTGGTCGTGACGGGGAGCTTCGGCCGGTCGTCGTCGACCCACTCGGCCAGCCGCTCGCCGTACGGCGACTCCAGCCCGCGGCGCTCCATCTCGCGGTGCAGGGCCTCGAACCGCGCCAGGTGGAAGGACACGTTGTAGTAGAGCTTCAGCGGCTGCCACGGCTCGCCGGAGCCCGGGTAGCGCGCGGGGTCGCCGGCCGCCTCGAACGCCTCGACCGACACGCGGTGGCACATGATGTGGTCGGGGTGCGGGTAGCCGCCGTTCTCGTCGTACGTGGTGATCACGTGCGGACGCAGCCGCCGGACGAGGCGGACCAGCGGCTCCGTCGCCGCCTCGAGGGGCTGCAGCGCGAAGCAGCCGTCGGGCAACGGCGGCAGCGGGTCGCCCTCGGGCAGGCCGGAGTCGACGAAGCCGAGCCACTCGTGCCCGACGCCGAGCTCGTCGATGGCGCGCTTCATCTCGTCGTTCCGGATCCGCGGCAGGTCGGCCTGGACCGCGGGATCGCCCTGTAGCGCCGGGTTGAGGATGTCGCCTCGCTCCCCGCCCGTACAGGTGGCGACGACGACCTCGGCGCCCTCCGCGACGTACCTGGCGAGGGTCGCGGCGCCCTTGCTCGACTCGTCGTCGGGGTGGGCGTGGACGGCCAGCAGCCGCAGACCGGCCGAGGGACGGGGCCGGCCGTTCTGACCGGCGACAGGTCGGGGCACGGAACGTAGTCCTCCAGTTTCGCTTGGACGTACGGCATACTTACAGGTCACAATTGTCGCTGAACACGAGACCACCTCGATCGGAGACCCGCAGACCGTGAGCAGCCTTCGACCGTTCGCCACCGGTTGCGCACAGCGCCGCCGGTTGGTGGCAGTCGGCTGCCTGGTGGACGGTCGCACTTCGACGCGCTGGCGCTGAGCCGCGCGGGTCGCTCGTTCTTTCCCTCTTTACCCGCATTGATTCCCCCGTACCCAAGGAGGCCTGTCGTGATCGAGAGCAGCGTCAACTGGCTCACCCAAGAGGCCTACGACCGCCTCAAGGAGGAGCTCGATCACATGACCGGGCCCGGTCGTGTCGAGCTGGCGAAGAAGATCGAAGCCGCGCGCGACGAGGGCGACCTGCGGGAGAACGGTGGCTACCACGCCGCCAAGGAGGAGCAGGGCAAGGCGGAGGGACGGATCCGCCAGCTGCAGGACCTCCTGCGCAACGCCCAGGTCGGCCAGGCGCCCGCCGACGACGGCGTCGTCGAGCCCGGTATGCAGGTCACGGTGGCCTTCCCTGACGGCGACGAGATGTCGTTCCTGCTCGGCTCACGCGAGGTCGCGGCCGACGGCATCGAGGCGTACTCGGAGAGGTCGCCACTCGGTTCCGCGATCCACGGCAAGAAGGTCGGCGACAAGGCGAAGTACACCCTGCCGGGCGGCGGCGAGATGGCGGTCAAGATCGTCTCCGCCACCCCGTACGCGGCCTAGTCGGCCGCGCCTCCAGTGCCCGGCGGCGACCACGTCGTTGCGCCGCACGGCTTGTTGCGGCACGATGCCCGAGGTGACGGCGCTGGGGGATCTGCAGGCCAGTGCGCTCGCCGTCCGCGATCAACTCGAGGCCGTTGAGCGTGCCGTGGCCGAGCTCGACTTCGACACCGCCGACCTCGCCACCCGGTTTGCGGCGCTGGGCAACGAGCGGGTGACGCAGCGCCTAGACCAGGAAGCACGGCTGCGGCTCGCCTCGATCCGCGAACAGGTGGCGGCCGCCAGGGTCGCGTTGGACGAGTATGTTGCCGCGTGCGAGCAGGCGAAGGGCGCAGGCAGGGCGACACCAGCGACGGCTGGGTCGTCTGCGCCCGTCGCCTCCGCTGCCGGGAGTGCAGAGCAACCTCGGTTGCGTAACGCTCAGAGGGCGAGCGTCGACGGGCGGAAGTTCACGGCGTACTCGATGGACCCCGCGAACGCGAACAACGACGGCAAGTGGATCGCGTGGGAGGAGCTCGGGTATGACCTCGGCCAGGGCCGGCAGGTGGCCGCTGACGATGTGCAGCGGCAGCTGCGGGCGCAACTCCCGGACGCGGCCGTCTCAGGCGTCGTTGAGACGCGACACGGGCCGCGGCACAGTACCCGCACGACGGTGGTCGGCCCGAACGGGCGGACCGGGACGCTGGTGTCAGTCTGGCAGTACGACCACGACTCGGACGAGCCGCGGATGATCACGCACTGGCTGGAAGTGCACACCGAGAAGGGGGAACGATGAAGGTCAAGGAAGGCAGCCGCGTCCGCCTCCTGGTCGAGACGACCGGCATCGAAGGCACCGTCGTCCCCGCCGGCACTGTGGGCACGGTCGTCGACGACGCGCACGCACCCGACGAGTACGCCGTCGACGTCAAGGTCGACGGGCAGTTCGACAACGTCGCCGTCACCGGCGGCCAGGTCGAGCCGGTGTGACGCCGAGCGGTGGCGGGCCGCTCGGCATCGTGGTGCTCAGTCGGGGCGGTGCAGGGCGCGCAGGGCCTCACGGTACTCGTTGGTGGGTCCCTCGTGCGGGTACCGCTTCTGCAGCTCGGAGTCGAGTTCGCCGGCGACGAGCAGCAGGCTCGGTAGGGACCGTCGGCGGTGGCCGTTGATGCCCTTCAACCCCATGTCGACGGCAGCGTCGAGGTCCCCGTCGCGGCTCGCGATGGTGGCGAGGGTGAGCCGGGCTTCGGCGACGCGCATCGGGGCGCGCTCGATCCCGTCGGGGGTGATACAGGTGTCGAGGACGATGCCGGCGTACTCGCGGGCGTGCGGTTCGTCGCCGGACAGGCGGTACGCGTCCATCGCGTAGAACGCCCACTTGTCGGGGTCGACGACGAAGTGGTGGTCGGTGCGCTGCGGGCGCGGGAGGCTTGCGAGAATCTCCCGGCCGAGCTCGAGGTCTGCGGTCAGGCCTTCGACGTCGCCCAGGCGGGCGCGGGCCTTCGCCTCTTGGGCGATGAGCTGAACGTGCACGGAGTGTCCGCGGTCGGTGACCCGGCCAGCGTCTGACGCGGCAAGGACGTCGCGGTAGCGGCCCTGGGTGAGCGCGAACCAGGCGGCCATCTCCCAGGACCAGCCGGTGATCTCGGCGTGCCCGGCCTCGTCGCCGATCTGCTTCGCCGCGGCGCGGGTCGACTCGGCGGCGGCGCGCATGCCCATGTCGTACTCCAGGCACCCGATGAGCAGCGCGAGCCACCCGGCGTTGACGAGCAGCTCGGTGTGCTCGCGGAGCCCGACGGGCTTCTTGAGCAGCCGGCCGACGTGGTTCAGCCATCCGTGCGCCTCGGAGCGGAGGTCGGCGGCGTCGCGGTACGGGTACTCGCAGCACAGCTCGTTGACGGTGGCGGCCAGCATGTCGAGCGTGCCGGGCGTGGTGTCAGACGCCTGGATGCGGGAGATCAGCTCGGCGGTCTGCCACGGCGTCGCGTCCCGCGAGGCCATCGCGTCGAGGTGCGCGGCCGCGATCAGGTCCCCGCGGGCGCCGAGCGCGTCGTCACAAAGCCGGGCGAGGTCCTCGTTCGGTCGTTTGTTCCCGCGCTCGAGGTTCGACAGGTACCCCTTGGAGTAGTGCAGCTGGTCGGCGAGCGCGCTCAGCGACAGGCCCCGCGCTGTGCGGAGCTCACGCAGCTGCGCGCCGAACGTCGCCATGGTCTCCCGTGTTGCCCGCGTATCCCGCTCGTCTTAGGCAACGGTAACCCCTCGCGCCAGGGTCGGCGCCGCCCGCAGGC
Proteins encoded in this window:
- the mca gene encoding mycothiol conjugate amidase Mca; its protein translation is MAVHAHPDDESSKGAATLARYVAEGAEVVVATCTGGERGDILNPALQGDPAVQADLPRIRNDEMKRAIDELGVGHEWLGFVDSGLPEGDPLPPLPDGCFALQPLEAATEPLVRLVRRLRPHVITTYDENGGYPHPDHIMCHRVSVEAFEAAGDPARYPGSGEPWQPLKLYYNVSFHLARFEALHREMERRGLESPYGERLAEWVDDDRPKLPVTTRVDCADYLDVRDRALLAHATQIDPNGHWFAVPLDVQRVAWPTEDYFLARTRIDVQPPEDDLFGGVRDSREAPTWT
- the greA gene encoding transcription elongation factor GreA produces the protein MIESSVNWLTQEAYDRLKEELDHMTGPGRVELAKKIEAARDEGDLRENGGYHAAKEEQGKAEGRIRQLQDLLRNAQVGQAPADDGVVEPGMQVTVAFPDGDEMSFLLGSREVAADGIEAYSERSPLGSAIHGKKVGDKAKYTLPGGGEMAVKIVSATPYAA
- a CDS encoding helix-turn-helix domain-containing protein, whose product is MATFGAQLRELRTARGLSLSALADQLHYSKGYLSNLERGNKRPNEDLARLCDDALGARGDLIAAAHLDAMASRDATPWQTAELISRIQASDTTPGTLDMLAATVNELCCEYPYRDAADLRSEAHGWLNHVGRLLKKPVGLREHTELLVNAGWLALLIGCLEYDMGMRAAAESTRAAAKQIGDEAGHAEITGWSWEMAAWFALTQGRYRDVLAASDAGRVTDRGHSVHVQLIAQEAKARARLGDVEGLTADLELGREILASLPRPQRTDHHFVVDPDKWAFYAMDAYRLSGDEPHAREYAGIVLDTCITPDGIERAPMRVAEARLTLATIASRDGDLDAAVDMGLKGINGHRRRSLPSLLLVAGELDSELQKRYPHEGPTNEYREALRALHRPD